A single region of the Salmo salar chromosome ssa16, Ssal_v3.1, whole genome shotgun sequence genome encodes:
- the rabl2 gene encoding RAB, member of RAS oncogene family-like 2, producing the protein MASDANGIPELDQDKYDADEQVKIICLGDSAVGKSKLMERFLIDGYRPQQLSTYALTLYKYNTTIDRKAVLVDFWDTAGQERFQSMHPSYYHKAHACIMVFDVQRKITYKNLTSWYTELREYRPEIPCVVVANKIDADMKVTQRNFNFAKKQGLPLYFVSAADGTNVVKMFKETIKMAMSYKQNSSDFMDEVMRELENFELEQNKDLSLQTAQEGLKPESPESV; encoded by the exons ATGGCAAGCGACGCCAATGGCATTCCTGAACTGGACCAAGATAAATATGATGCAGATGAACAAGTGAAGATCATCTGCCTTGGGGACAGTGCAGTGGGAAAATCCAA GTTGATGGAGAGGTTCCTGATTGACGGATA TCGTCCCCAGCAGCTGTCAACCTATGCTCTGACGCTCTACAAATACAATACCACCATTGACAGAAAGGCTGTATTAGTAG ACTTCTGGGATACTGCTGGACAGGAGCGGTTCCAGAGCATGCATCCCTCGTACTACCACAAGGCTCACGCCTGTATCATG GTGTTTGACGTGCAGAGGAAGATCACCTATAAGAACCTGACCAGCtggtacacagagctgagagagtaCAGGCCTGAGATCCCCTGTGTGGTGGTGGCTAACAAGATAGATG CTGATATGAAGGTGACCCAGAGGAACTTTAACTTTGCCAAGAAGCAGGGACTTCCTTTGTACTTTGTATCAGCTGCTGATGGGACCAATGTGGTCAAG ATGTTTAAAGAAACGATCAAGATGGCGATGTCTTACAAGCAGAACTCTAGTGACTTCATGGATGAAGTGATGCGGGAGCTAGAG AACTTTGAGCTGGAGCAGAACAAGGATTTGTCGTTACAGACGGCTCAGGAGGGACTGAAACCAGAGAGCCCGGAGTCTGTCTGA